From a single Pseudalkalibacillus hwajinpoensis genomic region:
- a CDS encoding ABC transporter ATP-binding protein: protein MQEALLEVKQLKKHFPIEGGVLKQQIGTVKAVDDVTFTLHKGETFGLVGESGCGKSTTGRMLMRLLEPSEGEVLFDGKEMTSLNKKDLRHLRKDIQMVFQDPFASLNPRHTVEKIIEEPLIVHKLGNKNERKKRVRELLDIVGLSSYHAKRYPHQFSGGQRQRIGIARALAVNPKLIIADEPVSALDVSIQAQVLNLLEDLQKELGLTYLFIAHDLGVVRHISDRVGVMYLGRIVEMADSEKLYLNAKHPYTQALLSAVPVPDPEYGKDRIILTGDVPSPSNPPAGCPFHTRCPKAMDVCSSVVPEFREVEPGHHTACHLYEEDLV, encoded by the coding sequence TTGCAGGAAGCATTACTGGAAGTAAAACAGCTTAAGAAGCATTTCCCAATCGAGGGAGGCGTGCTCAAACAGCAGATAGGGACAGTAAAAGCCGTTGATGATGTAACCTTCACGCTACATAAAGGGGAAACTTTCGGACTGGTTGGTGAAAGTGGGTGTGGAAAGTCCACTACAGGGCGTATGTTGATGCGTCTTTTAGAACCCAGTGAAGGAGAAGTACTTTTCGATGGAAAGGAAATGACTTCACTGAATAAAAAGGATCTACGTCATCTCAGGAAGGATATCCAGATGGTGTTTCAAGATCCATTTGCTTCGCTTAATCCCAGGCATACCGTTGAGAAAATTATTGAAGAACCTCTCATTGTTCATAAGCTTGGTAACAAAAATGAACGAAAAAAACGTGTAAGAGAACTTCTCGATATTGTAGGACTTAGCTCTTATCATGCAAAAAGGTACCCGCACCAATTCAGCGGAGGGCAGAGACAAAGAATCGGGATAGCACGCGCTCTTGCTGTTAATCCGAAACTGATTATTGCAGATGAACCAGTTTCAGCACTGGATGTATCAATTCAGGCTCAAGTACTCAATCTTCTTGAGGATCTCCAGAAGGAGCTTGGATTAACATATTTGTTTATTGCTCACGACCTTGGAGTTGTAAGGCACATTAGTGATCGGGTCGGAGTGATGTACCTTGGCCGCATCGTTGAGATGGCAGATAGTGAAAAGCTTTATCTCAACGCTAAACATCCGTATACACAGGCTCTTCTTTCAGCAGTGCCAGTTCCAGATCCTGAATATGGGAAAGATAGAATTATACTTACAGGGGATGTGCCAAGCCCGTCTAATCCGCCAGCTGGATGCCCGTTCCATACCAGGTGCCCGAAGGCGATGGATGTGTGCAGCTCAGTTGTTCCTGAATTCAGGGAAGTTGAACCGGGACACCATACAGCGTGTCACCTGTATGAAGAAGACCTTGTATAA
- a CDS encoding ABC transporter ATP-binding protein, whose translation MEQPVLNVSRLETHFFTDDGEIPAVDSVDFHVNKGEVLGIVGESGSGKSVTSLSIMQLIQAPGKVVGGEITYKGENLLTKSEKEMRKIRGNEIGMIFQEPMTSLNPVFRIGNQLIEGIRIHKKWDKKKSWAHAISILKLVGLPRAEELMNEYPHQLSGGMRQRVMIAMAMACDPEVLIADEPTTALDVTIQAQILELMKKLNREMNTSIILITHDLGVVAEICDRIVVMYSGKIVEQGKTNDIFQHPKHPYTIGLIESVPDVRVRKDRLYSIPGNVPKPGSIKKGCHFAPRCSFAFDKCYEETPVLLDAGSAQQARCWLHEEEGKAAVLDRVNS comes from the coding sequence GTGGAACAGCCCGTGTTAAACGTCAGCAGGTTAGAAACTCACTTTTTTACCGATGACGGTGAAATTCCGGCAGTCGACTCCGTAGATTTTCATGTTAATAAAGGAGAAGTACTTGGGATTGTAGGCGAATCGGGTTCGGGGAAAAGCGTAACATCATTATCCATCATGCAGCTCATACAGGCACCGGGAAAAGTTGTGGGTGGAGAAATTACATACAAAGGCGAAAACCTGCTTACGAAATCGGAAAAAGAAATGCGGAAAATTAGAGGGAATGAAATCGGGATGATTTTTCAGGAGCCGATGACATCGCTTAATCCTGTGTTTCGAATTGGAAATCAGCTTATCGAAGGTATTCGAATACATAAGAAATGGGACAAAAAGAAATCGTGGGCACACGCGATTTCCATACTTAAGCTTGTAGGACTTCCGAGAGCTGAGGAGCTAATGAATGAATATCCGCATCAACTTTCTGGCGGGATGAGGCAGCGTGTCATGATTGCCATGGCGATGGCATGTGATCCTGAGGTTTTAATCGCGGATGAACCGACAACGGCACTTGATGTAACGATTCAGGCTCAAATTCTTGAATTAATGAAGAAATTGAATCGAGAGATGAATACATCGATTATTTTAATTACCCATGATTTAGGCGTGGTGGCAGAAATTTGCGATCGGATTGTTGTGATGTACTCAGGAAAGATTGTTGAACAGGGAAAGACAAATGACATATTTCAACATCCAAAGCACCCGTATACGATTGGTCTTATTGAATCAGTTCCAGATGTTCGTGTTCGAAAAGACCGACTTTATTCTATTCCGGGAAACGTACCGAAGCCAGGATCAATTAAAAAAGGGTGTCACTTTGCACCGCGTTGCAGCTTTGCCTTTGATAAGTGCTATGAAGAAACCCCAGTGTTACTCGATGCAGGGTCTGCTCAGCAGGCAAGATGCTGGCTTCATGAAGAAGAGGGTAAAGCAGCTGTATTAGATAGAGTAAATAGCTAA
- a CDS encoding ABC transporter ATP-binding protein, translating into MTFVRPYRKQIGITIGIGILKFGIPLLLPLILKYVIDDVINAEMPVGDKYEQLMWLMGGAFFLFVIVRPPVEYFRQYYAQWIGSKILYDIRDKLFAHIQQLSLKFYSNNKAGEIISRVINDVEQTKTFVITGMMNVWLDLITIIIIIVILSFMNIWLTLAAIILLPLYGLSVKFFYKRLRDLTKDRSQALAEVQGHLHERVQGMSVIRSFALEDYEQEQFNKRNSKFLDRALDHTRWNAKTFAVVNTITDVAPLIVIAFSAYLVISGSLQIGEMVAFVTYMDRLYSPLRRLVNSSTTLTQSIASMDRVFEFVDEKYDVVDRDDARTLTNVKGDISFQDVSFKYNENDLPVLKGINLDVHAGETIALVGMSGGGKSSLVSLIPRFYDVTGGSVLIDGTDIRDYQARSVRDNIGMVLQDNILFSESVRMNIMMGNPEASEEAVIQAAKAANAHEFISNLPEGYDTPVGERGVKLSGGQKQRIAIARVFLKNPPILVLDEATSALDLESEHLIQEALQDLAKDRTTFIVAHRLATVTHADRIVVVENGQISESGNHLELMKRKGSYHNLFQVQNL; encoded by the coding sequence ATGACGTTTGTCAGACCTTATCGTAAACAAATTGGTATAACCATTGGAATTGGGATATTAAAATTTGGAATTCCGCTTCTTTTACCTTTGATATTAAAATATGTGATTGATGATGTTATCAATGCAGAAATGCCGGTTGGTGATAAATATGAACAACTTATGTGGTTAATGGGGGGAGCTTTCTTCCTCTTTGTTATTGTAAGACCACCGGTGGAATATTTCAGGCAATATTACGCGCAATGGATTGGTAGTAAAATTCTTTATGATATTCGAGATAAGCTTTTTGCCCATATTCAACAACTCAGTTTAAAGTTTTATTCAAATAATAAAGCAGGCGAAATTATTTCAAGGGTTATTAATGATGTCGAACAAACAAAGACATTCGTTATTACAGGAATGATGAATGTCTGGCTTGATCTTATTACGATTATTATTATTATCGTGATCCTGTCGTTTATGAATATTTGGTTAACCCTTGCTGCGATCATCCTTCTCCCATTGTATGGATTATCAGTTAAATTTTTCTATAAGAGATTACGTGATTTAACGAAGGATCGCTCACAGGCTCTTGCAGAAGTTCAAGGTCATCTTCATGAACGTGTTCAGGGCATGTCGGTGATTCGGAGCTTTGCGCTTGAAGATTATGAACAAGAACAATTTAATAAACGCAATTCAAAATTCCTGGATCGAGCGCTGGACCATACACGATGGAACGCAAAAACATTTGCAGTGGTCAATACAATTACAGATGTTGCTCCCCTTATTGTGATTGCGTTCTCAGCATACCTCGTAATTTCTGGTAGCCTGCAAATCGGGGAGATGGTCGCGTTTGTCACGTATATGGATCGTCTTTACAGTCCGCTGCGTCGTCTGGTGAACTCTTCTACAACGCTTACCCAGTCAATCGCATCAATGGATCGCGTGTTTGAATTTGTGGATGAGAAATATGATGTTGTTGACCGTGATGATGCTAGAACGTTAACAAATGTAAAAGGTGATATTAGCTTTCAGGATGTGTCATTTAAATACAATGAAAACGATCTTCCGGTGTTAAAGGGAATTAACCTTGATGTTCATGCAGGGGAAACCATTGCACTAGTAGGAATGAGCGGGGGAGGTAAGTCTTCGCTCGTAAGTTTAATTCCAAGATTTTATGATGTTACAGGGGGAAGTGTGCTTATTGATGGCACTGATATCCGCGATTATCAGGCTAGGAGTGTTCGCGATAATATTGGAATGGTTCTTCAGGATAATATATTATTTAGTGAATCTGTTCGAATGAATATTATGATGGGTAATCCGGAAGCTTCAGAAGAAGCTGTCATCCAGGCGGCTAAAGCCGCGAATGCTCACGAGTTTATCTCAAATCTTCCAGAAGGATATGATACACCTGTTGGGGAACGTGGCGTTAAGTTATCAGGAGGACAAAAACAGCGTATTGCTATTGCGAGAGTTTTCCTTAAGAATCCACCAATTCTCGTTCTAGATGAAGCGACGTCAGCACTAGATCTTGAAAGTGAACATCTGATTCAGGAAGCACTTCAAGATCTTGCAAAGGATCGAACAACGTTTATCGTTGCTCATCGTCTGGCAACCGTTACTCATGCAGATCGCATCGTGGTAGTGGAAAATGGCCAAATTTCAGAAAGTGGTAATCACCTGGAATTAATGAAGAGAAAAGGGTCATACCATAATTTATTCCAGGTTCAAAACTTATGA
- the ntdP gene encoding nucleoside tri-diphosphate phosphatase, whose product MSFPTTGTRIQIQSYKHRGTLHRTWEESIVLKGTSKEIIGGNDRILVTEADGRQWRTREPAICYFSANHWFNVIGMIRTDGLYYYCNLGTPFTYDEEALKYIDYDLDIKIYPDMTFKLLDEDEYEVHREEMNYPEAIDRIIQQNVKELMNWIHQRKGPFAPGFVDQWYEQFLQYR is encoded by the coding sequence ATGAGTTTCCCAACGACCGGGACGAGAATTCAAATTCAAAGCTATAAACATCGCGGAACGTTACATCGTACATGGGAAGAAAGCATTGTACTTAAAGGTACTTCTAAAGAAATAATTGGGGGCAACGATCGTATTCTCGTGACAGAAGCGGATGGAAGACAGTGGAGAACGCGTGAACCTGCGATTTGCTATTTTAGTGCCAACCACTGGTTCAACGTCATAGGTATGATTAGAACGGATGGGTTATACTACTACTGTAATCTTGGAACTCCGTTTACCTACGATGAAGAAGCATTAAAGTATATCGATTACGATCTTGATATTAAGATTTACCCTGATATGACGTTTAAGCTTCTAGACGAAGATGAGTACGAAGTGCACCGTGAGGAAATGAATTATCCCGAAGCGATTGACCGCATCATACAACAGAATGTTAAGGAGCTGATGAATTGGATTCATCAGCGTAAAGGCCCGTTTGCACCAGGGTTTGTAGATCAGTGGTATGAACAATTTCTTCAATATAGGTAA
- a CDS encoding SOS response-associated peptidase: MCGRFSLTTELDALLERFQIEEISMEDTGPRYNIAPAQQIPAVIRANNRNRMGTLRWGLIPFWAKDASISNKLINARSETADEKASFKHALQKRRCLILADGFYEWKQTADRKVPMRIQINGGEPFAMAGLWEKWKDGEESIYTCTILTTGANAFMENIHSRMPVILTKEMEEIWLDTNGEDMQIVKDCMHAYPSEQMHAYEVSTLVNSPKNDVLECIEPIENM, encoded by the coding sequence ATGTGCGGTCGATTTTCACTAACAACAGAACTTGATGCGTTACTTGAACGCTTTCAAATTGAAGAAATTAGTATGGAAGACACCGGTCCAAGGTACAATATTGCACCTGCACAGCAGATTCCTGCTGTCATTCGGGCGAATAACAGAAATCGGATGGGGACGTTACGGTGGGGATTGATTCCATTTTGGGCAAAGGATGCTTCTATTTCAAATAAATTAATCAATGCACGGAGCGAAACAGCAGATGAGAAAGCAAGCTTTAAACATGCGCTTCAAAAACGTCGGTGCTTAATTCTTGCTGATGGATTTTATGAATGGAAGCAAACGGCAGATCGTAAAGTTCCTATGCGTATTCAGATTAATGGGGGTGAACCGTTTGCGATGGCAGGATTGTGGGAGAAATGGAAGGACGGAGAAGAGTCGATTTATACATGCACGATTTTGACAACAGGTGCCAATGCGTTTATGGAGAACATACATAGTCGAATGCCAGTGATTTTAACAAAAGAGATGGAAGAGATCTGGCTTGATACAAATGGTGAAGATATGCAAATAGTAAAAGACTGTATGCATGCCTATCCATCAGAACAAATGCATGCCTATGAAGTGTCGACACTCGTTAATTCACCTAAAAATGATGTCCTTGAGTGTATAGAGCCAATTGAAAACATGTGA
- a CDS encoding gamma-type small acid-soluble spore protein: protein MAKKPGQTQAGTSIQQVKQQNQQASAGKAGQQQYGAEFGSETDAQEVKARNAKSAQNKQQASSNNQQQQ, encoded by the coding sequence ATGGCAAAGAAACCAGGACAAACACAAGCTGGAACAAGCATTCAACAAGTGAAACAGCAGAACCAACAAGCTTCTGCTGGTAAAGCAGGTCAGCAACAATACGGTGCTGAATTTGGTAGTGAAACGGATGCTCAAGAAGTAAAAGCTCGTAATGCGAAGTCTGCTCAAAACAAACAGCAAGCTTCTTCTAACAATCAGCAACAACAATAA
- a CDS encoding SDR family NAD(P)-dependent oxidoreductase encodes MDLNLKNRRVLITGGSKGIGKAIAKAFYEEGAKVGICARNREDLEQAKSEIGENLAIFEADITEERTRAQLIESFLVAFGSIDILVNNAGGSSGTTIMETEVSQFHKAMELNFYSAVHLSQMAAAEMKNRGNRAIVNISSIYGRESGGKPTYNNSKAAMISFTKAMADELIGSGIRVNGVAPGAILHPSGNWQKRLNENPEKINAFVEREIPGGRFGTPEEVASTVVFLASDKASWIAGATINVDGGQSKSNF; translated from the coding sequence ATGGATTTAAACTTAAAAAACCGGAGGGTTTTAATAACCGGGGGATCAAAAGGAATAGGAAAAGCGATTGCAAAAGCATTTTACGAAGAAGGTGCCAAAGTAGGCATATGTGCTAGAAATCGAGAAGATCTAGAACAAGCAAAAAGTGAAATTGGAGAAAACCTTGCCATATTCGAAGCTGATATTACGGAAGAACGGACACGTGCTCAGCTTATTGAATCATTCTTGGTGGCGTTTGGTTCAATCGATATTCTAGTTAATAACGCTGGTGGAAGTAGCGGGACAACAATTATGGAAACGGAGGTATCTCAATTTCATAAAGCAATGGAATTGAATTTCTACTCAGCCGTACATCTCAGTCAGATGGCTGCAGCTGAAATGAAGAACAGAGGAAATAGGGCAATCGTAAATATCTCTTCTATTTATGGTCGGGAATCCGGCGGCAAACCTACTTATAATAATTCTAAGGCTGCGATGATTAGCTTTACGAAAGCAATGGCAGATGAGCTTATTGGCTCAGGCATACGTGTTAATGGCGTGGCTCCCGGAGCCATTCTTCATCCATCAGGTAACTGGCAAAAGCGTCTTAATGAAAACCCTGAGAAAATCAATGCTTTTGTTGAACGAGAAATTCCTGGAGGCAGATTTGGCACACCCGAGGAAGTCGCGAGTACAGTCGTCTTTCTCGCTTCAGATAAAGCTTCGTGGATTGCTGGTGCGACAATCAATGTTGATGGTGGTCAGTCAAAATCGAATTTCTAA
- the mutY gene encoding A/G-specific adenine glycosylase, with protein sequence MPDKVTDLLQFIDKKQFQKDLISWYQQEKRELPWRENQDPYRIWVSEIMLQQTRVDTVIPYFERFMNKFPTIEALAYANESDVLKAWEGLGYYSRARNLQSAVREVAETYNGTVPNNPDEIARLKGVGPYTAGAVLSIAYNIPEPAVDGNVMRVLSRIIGIWEDIAKPSARKTFEEATRQLISKKDPSSFNQGMMELGALICTPKSPSCLLCPVQDHCLAFQEGSQEELPIKSKKKAPRPVPIAGVALQDSSGKYLIRKRPETGLLASLWEFPNVELTDVGPKEEQLKRHLHDMHEVEATIEDEISSYHHIFSHLKWHLTIYKGKCNGLIESENIKLVDVNEMNQYAFPVAHQKIVAIIKKGE encoded by the coding sequence ATGCCTGATAAAGTGACAGACCTTCTACAATTTATTGATAAAAAGCAATTTCAAAAGGATTTAATTTCCTGGTACCAACAAGAAAAAAGGGAACTGCCATGGCGGGAGAATCAGGATCCATATCGAATATGGGTTTCTGAAATTATGCTTCAACAAACGAGAGTAGATACTGTCATTCCTTATTTCGAGCGATTTATGAATAAGTTTCCCACAATAGAGGCGCTTGCTTATGCAAATGAATCAGATGTATTAAAAGCCTGGGAGGGACTTGGCTATTATTCAAGAGCAAGAAACCTGCAAAGCGCCGTTCGAGAAGTAGCAGAAACTTATAATGGAACTGTTCCGAATAATCCTGATGAAATAGCCAGGCTTAAGGGGGTTGGGCCTTATACAGCGGGGGCAGTTCTTAGTATTGCCTATAATATCCCAGAGCCTGCAGTTGATGGAAACGTGATGCGAGTCCTATCCAGAATTATTGGAATATGGGAAGATATAGCAAAACCATCAGCGAGAAAAACATTTGAGGAAGCAACGAGGCAGCTTATTTCTAAAAAAGACCCTTCTTCGTTCAATCAAGGAATGATGGAACTTGGTGCATTAATTTGTACCCCCAAGTCACCGTCTTGTCTACTTTGTCCTGTCCAGGACCATTGTCTGGCCTTTCAAGAAGGATCACAGGAAGAGCTGCCTATTAAATCTAAGAAGAAAGCCCCGAGACCAGTGCCTATTGCAGGTGTCGCTCTCCAGGATTCAAGCGGTAAATATCTCATACGGAAACGGCCTGAAACTGGTCTTCTTGCTAGCCTTTGGGAATTTCCGAATGTTGAATTAACAGATGTAGGGCCAAAAGAAGAGCAATTAAAAAGACATCTACACGATATGCATGAAGTCGAAGCCACAATTGAGGATGAAATATCATCCTATCACCATATTTTCAGTCATCTTAAGTGGCATTTAACTATCTATAAAGGTAAATGCAATGGGCTTATTGAGAGCGAGAACATTAAATTAGTGGATGTTAATGAAATGAATCAATATGCTTTTCCGGTAGCCCACCAAAAAATTGTAGCTATCATTAAGAAAGGGGAGTAG
- a CDS encoding metal-dependent hydrolase, which translates to MDTGTHVVMGLGIGALATLDPAIAQDPITAQSVLIGALIGSQAPDFDTVLKLKNNAVYIRHHRGITHSIPAVLSWPIIISSGIMLFYPETNWLHLWLWTFLAVFLHVFVDIFNAYGTQAIRPLSNRWVALGVINIFDPFIFLSHIGGLILWYFGFNPGYTFLAIYGIMILYYCWRIYEQHKVISAVKERIPDAVEVIVSPTIRWSRWHIAVKSETQFYVARAEGTTIHVQDEFDRVPVPKTPVLESAKEDPNLSAFLSFSPVYRWEIEEKEVGYEVRFIDLRYRNKGHYPFVAVVQMEDQLEITSSYTGWVYSEDTLRKKLDPAVD; encoded by the coding sequence ATGGATACTGGGACACATGTGGTCATGGGACTTGGGATTGGAGCTCTTGCAACATTGGATCCAGCTATCGCGCAGGACCCCATTACCGCTCAAAGCGTTCTAATCGGAGCATTGATTGGATCCCAGGCACCGGATTTTGACACAGTGCTTAAACTAAAGAACAATGCGGTTTACATCCGCCACCATCGTGGGATAACACATTCCATTCCGGCTGTTCTCTCATGGCCAATCATTATAAGCAGCGGGATCATGCTTTTCTATCCAGAAACTAACTGGCTCCACCTCTGGCTCTGGACATTTCTAGCTGTCTTTCTCCATGTATTTGTTGATATTTTTAATGCTTATGGAACACAGGCAATTAGACCCCTTTCGAATAGATGGGTAGCGCTTGGCGTAATCAATATATTTGATCCATTTATCTTCTTAAGTCACATTGGTGGACTGATCCTCTGGTATTTCGGTTTTAATCCCGGTTATACTTTCCTGGCAATATATGGAATAATGATCCTGTATTATTGTTGGAGGATTTACGAACAACACAAAGTCATCTCTGCCGTTAAAGAACGCATTCCGGACGCTGTTGAAGTCATTGTTTCACCTACAATACGGTGGAGCAGATGGCATATTGCTGTAAAATCTGAAACACAATTCTATGTTGCTCGTGCTGAAGGAACCACCATTCATGTTCAGGATGAATTCGATCGCGTTCCTGTTCCGAAGACACCAGTACTTGAGTCCGCTAAAGAAGATCCAAATTTAAGTGCCTTCCTCTCATTCTCCCCTGTTTATCGCTGGGAAATTGAAGAAAAGGAAGTCGGTTACGAAGTTCGCTTCATTGATCTTCGTTACCGAAATAAAGGTCACTATCCGTTCGTAGCAGTCGTACAGATGGAAGACCAGCTTGAAATTACAAGCTCTTATACAGGCTGGGTTTACAGCGAAGACACTTTAAGGAAAAAATTAGACCCTGCTGTCGACTAA
- a CDS encoding YfhJ family protein, which translates to MEDLFQRLTHNLLEKNDHLSYGQARTMVELLWEDFEASRAKAGREYKGSDVTEKIVKQWIDYYGPVLHDFMMNNPKYKGYFGDDRSIKH; encoded by the coding sequence ATGGAAGATCTATTTCAAAGGCTTACTCACAACCTTCTTGAAAAAAATGACCATCTCTCGTATGGACAGGCGAGAACGATGGTTGAACTGCTCTGGGAAGATTTTGAGGCTTCACGAGCAAAGGCTGGAAGAGAATATAAAGGCAGTGATGTAACAGAGAAAATTGTAAAGCAGTGGATTGATTATTATGGCCCTGTTTTACATGATTTTATGATGAATAACCCCAAATATAAGGGATATTTCGGAGATGATCGAAGCATCAAGCACTAA
- the sspK gene encoding small, acid-soluble spore protein K, translating into MRNKKTGFPDAKFSGEPRAKEEFASKRADGTTNTQPQERMNASNRTANRQG; encoded by the coding sequence ATGAGAAATAAGAAAACGGGATTTCCAGATGCTAAATTTTCAGGTGAACCACGTGCAAAAGAAGAGTTTGCATCGAAACGGGCTGACGGGACTACAAATACTCAACCACAGGAGCGTATGAACGCTTCAAACCGTACAGCTAATCGACAGGGTTAA
- a CDS encoding YpzG family protein, with translation MGKDNRDRLHPKYQDPFQAPHANPKHAHHQVNGQTQQAYNDIVLQVQTRKRS, from the coding sequence TTGGGTAAAGATAACCGTGATCGACTTCATCCGAAATATCAAGATCCATTTCAAGCTCCTCACGCCAATCCAAAACACGCCCATCATCAGGTAAACGGACAAACTCAACAGGCATACAACGATATCGTTCTCCAGGTTCAAACCAGAAAACGATCATAG
- a CDS encoding YfhH family protein: MEKRFSEMSEQELRSSIALLSEKARRAEQMGMVNEFSVHERRIALAKSYLLNPDDFVAGEQYEIDGDPGSTFMIDYVNGTFAWGYRTGNREIEAFPISMLIKKEQQ, translated from the coding sequence ATGGAAAAGCGTTTCAGTGAAATGAGTGAACAGGAACTGCGAAGTTCTATTGCATTATTAAGCGAGAAAGCACGTCGAGCTGAGCAAATGGGAATGGTGAATGAGTTTTCAGTTCACGAACGCAGAATTGCCCTCGCTAAATCTTATTTGTTAAACCCTGATGATTTTGTTGCAGGTGAACAATATGAAATTGATGGTGACCCTGGTTCGACTTTCATGATCGATTATGTGAACGGAACATTTGCCTGGGGTTATCGGACAGGAAATCGTGAAATAGAAGCATTTCCGATTTCAATGCTCATTAAGAAAGAGCAGCAGTAA
- a CDS encoding SDR family NAD(P)-dependent oxidoreductase, translated as MRTILITGAGSGLGAALAKEWASKGSHIILVGRTGQTLKEVNRTISNNNGLSSIYLCDITVPSEIARMKESIKQDGLSVDLVVNNAGVGAFGAIEDIETEDVHTVIDTNVKGTIFMTQAFLPHLKEVSGRIMNIISTAGLKGKNHEAVYVASKYAVRGFTESLWKELEGTSVSATAVYMGGMNTPFWSNTDHVKDSTRLKSPLEKAKQIINQDEGQSEIFIDR; from the coding sequence ATGAGAACAATATTAATTACTGGGGCTGGTTCTGGCCTTGGAGCTGCACTTGCGAAAGAATGGGCATCTAAAGGAAGTCACATCATTTTAGTTGGAAGAACCGGACAAACGCTTAAAGAAGTTAACAGGACCATTAGCAACAATAATGGCTTGAGCTCAATTTATTTATGCGACATCACTGTTCCATCAGAAATCGCTCGGATGAAGGAATCAATCAAACAAGACGGATTATCTGTTGACTTGGTTGTGAATAATGCTGGAGTGGGAGCTTTTGGAGCAATCGAAGATATTGAAACAGAAGATGTACATACCGTAATTGACACGAATGTAAAAGGAACAATTTTTATGACTCAGGCTTTTCTTCCTCATTTAAAAGAGGTTAGCGGACGTATCATGAACATCATTTCCACTGCAGGTCTTAAAGGGAAAAATCATGAAGCAGTTTACGTTGCTTCAAAGTATGCGGTGCGAGGATTTACAGAGAGTCTCTGGAAGGAACTTGAAGGAACGAGCGTAAGTGCAACCGCTGTCTATATGGGTGGCATGAATACACCTTTCTGGTCGAATACAGATCATGTAAAGGATTCGACCAGGTTAAAATCACCATTAGAAAAAGCGAAACAAATTATTAATCAGGACGAAGGACAGTCAGAAATCTTTATTGATCGTTAA
- the recX gene encoding recombination regulator RecX: MVKITRITTQKNNNERFSIFIEKGVGEEFAFGVDIDVMINYGLHKGVELDDEMLEGIQFEDQVKKGMNFALNYLSYRMRSEKEVNDYLLKKEMPEEAIPSIFEKLKRYGYLNDLEFAKAFVRTKINAGGKGPFVIGQELKQKGVNKNMADKALEEYSYEQQLEHARTAAEKKANKLKKASSTELRQKVNQELRAKGFDRDIIQEVMQEIELEKSADEEWEALVLQAQKAERRYSNLDRREFDHKMKQFLYRKGFPFPLINRYLEQLNDQ; the protein is encoded by the coding sequence TTGGTCAAGATTACGCGTATCACAACACAGAAAAATAACAATGAGCGATTTTCGATTTTTATAGAAAAGGGCGTTGGTGAAGAATTCGCGTTTGGAGTCGACATAGACGTCATGATTAACTATGGCCTTCATAAGGGAGTTGAACTGGACGACGAAATGCTTGAAGGGATCCAGTTTGAAGATCAGGTTAAGAAAGGCATGAACTTCGCGTTAAATTACCTGTCTTACCGTATGCGCTCTGAAAAAGAGGTGAATGACTACCTTCTTAAGAAAGAAATGCCTGAAGAAGCAATCCCATCTATTTTCGAAAAGCTTAAGCGTTATGGTTATTTAAACGATCTGGAATTCGCAAAAGCATTCGTAAGAACCAAAATAAACGCAGGTGGCAAAGGTCCTTTTGTTATTGGACAGGAGCTCAAACAAAAAGGAGTTAATAAAAACATGGCTGATAAAGCACTTGAAGAATATTCATATGAGCAGCAGCTAGAACATGCCCGTACTGCAGCAGAGAAAAAAGCAAACAAGCTCAAAAAAGCATCTTCCACGGAGCTTAGACAGAAAGTGAATCAGGAATTAAGAGCCAAAGGCTTTGATCGTGATATTATCCAGGAAGTCATGCAGGAAATTGAGCTTGAAAAAAGTGCCGATGAAGAATGGGAAGCGCTTGTGTTACAAGCACAGAAAGCTGAACGTCGGTATAGCAACCTTGATCGTAGAGAATTTGATCATAAGATGAAGCAGTTTCTATACCGAAAAGGGTTTCCTTTCCCACTCATTAATCGGTACCTGGAACAACTTAACGATCAATAA